From one Lycium barbarum isolate Lr01 chromosome 6, ASM1917538v2, whole genome shotgun sequence genomic stretch:
- the LOC132599067 gene encoding serine carboxypeptidase-like 26 isoform X2 — protein sequence MEKQQKYLLLTKLNFFFLVPLIFHGIIVHGFQMDNQARTLMSWRRSKMRSRTTNSEDETWSTENLVFDSVEEQQHVGNMEDDLIKGGLPGQPTSSVKFKQYAGYVNVDEKHGRSLFYYFAESASGNASSKPLILWLNGGPGCSSLGYGGLLELGPFGVNPDGKTLYSRRFAWNKVANVMFLESPAGVGFSYSNTTSDYALSGDKRTAEDAYRFLVNWFKRFPHYKGRDFYIMGESYAGFYVPELADIIVKRNKLPTTNFKIEFKGVMIGNGIMNEETDGKGQLDYLWSHALISDETHLGIQQHCESKSKSETEIKTCEEFQITAQTELGNIDAYNIYAPVCSMASSSRVGLKKNGYDPCVEYYVSDYLNLPHVQKALHANLTNLPNPWEACRNLNWKDSPSSMFPIYRRLIASGLRILLFSGDVDAVVSVTSTRYSISAMNLKVIKPWHPWLVAIWWCMMD from the exons ATGGAGAAGCAACAAAAATACTTGCTCCTCACAAAGTTGAACTTCTTTTTTCTTGTACCGTTAATTTTTCATGGCATAATTGTCCATGGCTTCCAAATGGATAATCAGGCACGTACGTTAATGTCGTGGCGTCGTTCCAAAATGCGTTCTCGGACAACTAATTCTGAGGATGAGACATGGTCGACAGAAAACTTGGTATTTGATTCTGTTGAAGAACAACAACATGTTGGAAATATGGAGGATGATTTGATTAAAGGGGGTCTTCCAGGGCAACCAACATCAAGTGTGAAGTTTAAGCAGTACGCAGGTTATGTTAATGTTGATGAAAAGCATGGGAGAAGCCTTTTCTATTACTTTGCTGAATCTGCTTCTGGAAATGCTTCTTCAAAACCACTTATTCTTTGGCTAAATGGAG GTCCAGGATGTTCATCATTAGGATATGGGGGCCTGCTAGAACTTGGGCCTTTTGGTGTAAATCCTGATGGTAAAACCCTTTATTCCAGAAGATTTGCTTGGAACAAAG TTGCAAATGTAATGTTCCTGGAGTCACCAGCAGGGGTTGGCTTCTCCTATTCCAACACTACCTCCGATTATGCACTCTCAGGCGACAAGAGGACTG CTGAAGATGCATATAGGTTTCTAGTGAATTGGTTCAAGAGGTTTCCACATTACAAAGGCAGGGATTTCTACATCATGGGAGAAAGCTATGCAG GATTCTACGTTCCAGAGTTAGCAGACATCATTGTCAAGAGGAACAAGCTACCCACCACAAACTTCAAGATCGAATTCAAAGGAGTCATG ATAGGAAATGGTATAATGAATGAAGAAACAGACGGTAAAGGGCAATTGGATTATTTATGGAGCCATGCACTAATCTCAGACGAGACTCATCTAGGTATCCAACAACACTGCGAAAGCAAAAGCAAAAGCGAAACAGAGATCAAAACATGCGAAGAATTTCAAATCACAGCCCAAACTGAGTTAGGAAACATAGACGCTTACAACATCTATGCCCCCGTCTGTTCCATGGCATCATCATCAAGAGTAGGATTGAAGAAAAATGGATATGATCCTTGCGTAGAATATTATGTTAGTGATTATCTCAATCTTCCTCATGTTCAGAAAGCCTTGCATGCCAACCTCACTAACCTTCCTAATCCTTGGGAAGCTTGCAG GAATCTGAATTGGAAGGATAGTCCATCAAGTATGTTTCCAATATACAGGAGACTTATTGCATCTGGTCTCCGGATACTTCTTTTCAG TGGAGATGTGGATGCAGTAGTTTCAGTGACTTCAACTCGCTATAGCATTAGTGCTATGAACCTTAAAGTGATCAAACCTTGGCATCCTTG GTTGGTGGCTATATGGTGGTGTATGATGGATTAG
- the LOC132599070 gene encoding polyadenylate-binding protein RBP47, producing MNGGDMNQQQQQQQQQQQQQQQWVAMQQYQQQWMAMQYPAAAMAMQQQMMYGQQYMPYYHQQQQKQPAPQIQSSSEDNKTVWIGDLQQWMDESYLHSCFSQAGEVISVKIIRNKQTGQSERYGFVEFNTHAAAEKVLQSYNGAMMPNAEQPFRLNWAAFSAGEKRAETGSDFSIFVGDLASDVTDTMLRDTFASRYPSLKGAKVVVDANTGHSKGYGFVRFGDESERSRAMTEMNGQYCSSRPMRVGVATPKKPSAQQQFSSQAVILSGGYASNGAATHGSQSDGDSSNTTIFVGGLDSEVTDEELRQSFNQFGEVVSVKIPAGKGCGFVQFSERSSAQEAIQKLSGAVIGKQAVRLSWGRSPANKQMRTDSGNQWNGGGYYGRQNYGGYGYGASQNQDSGMYAAGAAYGASSNGYGNHQQPVS from the exons ATGAACGGTGGAGATATGAATCAGCAACAGCAACAGCAACAGcagcaacagcaacaacaacagcagTGGGTTGCGATGCAGCAGTATCAGCAACAATGGATGGCGATGCAGTATCCAGCAGCAGCAATGGCGATGCAACAGCAGATGATGTATGGACAGCAATACATGCCTTATTACCATCAACAGCAACAGAAGCAGCCTGCTCCTCAGATTCAAAGCTCATCTGAAGATAACAAAACTGTCTGGATTGGTGATCTTCAACAATGGATGGATGAAAGTTATCTTCATTCTTGCTTTTCTCAAGCTGGCGAG GTTATTTCTGTGAAAATTATTCGAAATAAGCAAACTGGTCAATCAGAGCGTTACGGATTTGTTGAGTTCAATACTCATGCAGCAGCAGAGAAAGTGCTACAGAGCTACAATGGCGCTATGATGCCAAATGCGGAGCAGCCTTTCCGCTTAAATTGGGCAGCCTTCAGCGCTGGTGAAAAGCGTGCAGAGACTGGTTCTGATTTCTCGATTTTTGTAGGAGATTTGGCTTCTGATGTTACTGACACAATGTTACGTGACACATTCGCAAGTAGATATCCATCTCTTAAAGGTGCAAAAGTAGTAGTAGATGCAAACACAGGCCACTCGAAAGGCTATGGCTTTGTAAGGTTTGGTGATGAAAGCGAGAGGTCTCGGGCCATGACTGAAATGAATGGTCAATATTGTTCCAGCAGGCCCATGCGTGTTGGTGTTGCTACCCCAAAGAAACCATCAGCTCAGCAACAATTTTCTTCCCAAG CTGTGATATTATCTGGTGGATATGCATCAAATGGTGCTGCAACCCATGGATCCCAGTCTGATGGCGATTCATCAAACACTACA ATTTTTGTTGGAGGACTTGATTCTGAAGTCACTGACGAGGAACTGAGGCAGTCCTTTAATCAGTTTGGGGAAGTGGTCTCTGTGAAGATACCTGCCGGAAAAGGATGTGGTTTTGTACAATTTTCTGAAAG GAGCTCTGCTCAGGAAGCCATACAAAAATTAAGTGGAGCAGTAATTGGCAAGCAGGCAGTTCGTCTTTCCTGGGGGCGAAGTCCCGCAAACAAGCAG ATGAGAACTGATTCTGGTAATCAGTGGAATGGGGGCGGCTATTATGGAAGGCAAAATTATGGAGGATATGGATATGGCGCATCACAAAATCAGGATTCTGGCATGTATGCTGCTGGAGCAGCTTATGGAGCATCCTCTAATGGCTATGGTAATCACCAACAGCCTGTTAGCTAA
- the LOC132599072 gene encoding uncharacterized protein LOC132599072, with product MADGFCLFTKDTFIIKPPKKSPLLLRMVVLLFAMVCGIYICSVCLKQIGSRSSAPLATVHVVERPCETTNVDPSEKHYMHFPKPKTFSRAECACNPVKFFAILSTQRSGSGWFETLLNSHMNISSNGEIFSVKVRKSNASTILETLDKLYDLEFLTSASKNECTAAVGLKWMLNQGLLLHHEEVVEYFKRRGVSTIFLFRRNLLRRMVSMLANSYDQNAKLLNGTHKSHVHSPKEAEILASYKPTINTTTLIPNLKQVQDMVANALEYFKSTRHIILFYEDIIKNRTILNDVQDFLKVPRMDLHSRQVKIHKGPLSSQVENWSDVEKELKGTPYESFVHADYKI from the exons ATGGCTGACGGTTTCTGCCTCTTCACCAag GATACTTTCATCATAAAGCCACCAAAGAAATCTCCACTGCTTCTGAGAATGGTGGTCTTACTTTTTGCAATGGTATGTGGAATATATATATGTTCGGTTTGTCTGAAACAAATTGGTTCGCGTTCCAGTGCACCACTCGCAACTGTTCATGTTGTTGAAAGGCCATGTGAGACGACTAATGTTGACCCGTCAGAAAAACATTACATGCACTTCCCCAAGCCAAAAACTTTTAGCCG GGCCGAGTGTGCTTGTAATCCTGTAAAGTTTTTTGCAATTTTGTCCACTCAGAGGTCTGGTAGTGGATGGTTTGAAACATTGTTGAACAGCCATATGAATATAAGCTCTAACGGGGAGATTTTTTCTGTTAAAGTCCGGAAAAGTAATGCATCAACAATTTTGGAAACACTGGACAAACTCTATGACCTAGAATTTTTGACCAGTGCTTCCAAGAATGAATGCACAGCTGCAGTTGGTCTTAAGTGGATGCTTAATCAG GGTCTATTGCTGCATCATGAGGAAGTTGTTGAGTACTTCAAAAGGAGAGGAGTTTCCACAATTTTTCTCTTCAGAAGAAATCTTTTGCGCAGAATGGTTTCAATGCTAGCAAATTCGTATGATCAGAATGCTAAGCTGTTAAACGGAACCCACAAGTCTCATGTGCATTCTCCCAAGGAG GCTGagattcttgcaagttacaagccTACAATAAACACAACCACGCTGATCCCTAACCTGAAGCAAGTACAGGACATGGTGGCTAACGCTCTGGAGTACTTTAAAAGCACTCGACATATAATCTTGTTCTATGAGGACATAATAAAAAATCGGACT ATACTGAATGATGTGCAAGATTTCCTGAAGGTTCCAAGAATGGACCTCCATAGTCGCCAAGTGAAGATACACAAGGGCCCATTGTCTTCCCAAGTTGAAAATTGGAGTGATGTTGAAAAGGAACTTAAGGGAACACCTTATGAAAGCTTCGTACATGCagattacaaaatataa
- the LOC132599067 gene encoding serine carboxypeptidase-like 26 isoform X1 produces MEKQQKYLLLTKLNFFFLVPLIFHGIIVHGFQMDNQARTLMSWRRSKMRSRTTNSEDETWSTENLVFDSVEEQQHVGNMEDDLIKGGLPGQPTSSVKFKQYAGYVNVDEKHGRSLFYYFAESASGNASSKPLILWLNGGPGCSSLGYGGLLELGPFGVNPDGKTLYSRRFAWNKVANVMFLESPAGVGFSYSNTTSDYALSGDKRTAEDAYRFLVNWFKRFPHYKGRDFYIMGESYAGFYVPELADIIVKRNKLPTTNFKIEFKGVMIGNGIMNEETDGKGQLDYLWSHALISDETHLGIQQHCESKSKSETEIKTCEEFQITAQTELGNIDAYNIYAPVCSMASSSRVGLKKNGYDPCVEYYVSDYLNLPHVQKALHANLTNLPNPWEACRNLNWKDSPSSMFPIYRRLIASGLRILLFSGDVDAVVSVTSTRYSISAMNLKVIKPWHPWYDDTNEVGGYMVVYDGLAFSTVRGAGHQVPQFQPRRAFALLNKFLANHF; encoded by the exons ATGGAGAAGCAACAAAAATACTTGCTCCTCACAAAGTTGAACTTCTTTTTTCTTGTACCGTTAATTTTTCATGGCATAATTGTCCATGGCTTCCAAATGGATAATCAGGCACGTACGTTAATGTCGTGGCGTCGTTCCAAAATGCGTTCTCGGACAACTAATTCTGAGGATGAGACATGGTCGACAGAAAACTTGGTATTTGATTCTGTTGAAGAACAACAACATGTTGGAAATATGGAGGATGATTTGATTAAAGGGGGTCTTCCAGGGCAACCAACATCAAGTGTGAAGTTTAAGCAGTACGCAGGTTATGTTAATGTTGATGAAAAGCATGGGAGAAGCCTTTTCTATTACTTTGCTGAATCTGCTTCTGGAAATGCTTCTTCAAAACCACTTATTCTTTGGCTAAATGGAG GTCCAGGATGTTCATCATTAGGATATGGGGGCCTGCTAGAACTTGGGCCTTTTGGTGTAAATCCTGATGGTAAAACCCTTTATTCCAGAAGATTTGCTTGGAACAAAG TTGCAAATGTAATGTTCCTGGAGTCACCAGCAGGGGTTGGCTTCTCCTATTCCAACACTACCTCCGATTATGCACTCTCAGGCGACAAGAGGACTG CTGAAGATGCATATAGGTTTCTAGTGAATTGGTTCAAGAGGTTTCCACATTACAAAGGCAGGGATTTCTACATCATGGGAGAAAGCTATGCAG GATTCTACGTTCCAGAGTTAGCAGACATCATTGTCAAGAGGAACAAGCTACCCACCACAAACTTCAAGATCGAATTCAAAGGAGTCATG ATAGGAAATGGTATAATGAATGAAGAAACAGACGGTAAAGGGCAATTGGATTATTTATGGAGCCATGCACTAATCTCAGACGAGACTCATCTAGGTATCCAACAACACTGCGAAAGCAAAAGCAAAAGCGAAACAGAGATCAAAACATGCGAAGAATTTCAAATCACAGCCCAAACTGAGTTAGGAAACATAGACGCTTACAACATCTATGCCCCCGTCTGTTCCATGGCATCATCATCAAGAGTAGGATTGAAGAAAAATGGATATGATCCTTGCGTAGAATATTATGTTAGTGATTATCTCAATCTTCCTCATGTTCAGAAAGCCTTGCATGCCAACCTCACTAACCTTCCTAATCCTTGGGAAGCTTGCAG GAATCTGAATTGGAAGGATAGTCCATCAAGTATGTTTCCAATATACAGGAGACTTATTGCATCTGGTCTCCGGATACTTCTTTTCAG TGGAGATGTGGATGCAGTAGTTTCAGTGACTTCAACTCGCTATAGCATTAGTGCTATGAACCTTAAAGTGATCAAACCTTGGCATCCTTGGTACGATGATACAAACGAA GTTGGTGGCTATATGGTGGTGTATGATGGATTAGCTTTCTCAACAGTTAGGGGAGCAGGGCACCAAGTTCCGCAATTTCAACCACGTCGAGCTTTTGCTTTGTTGAATAAGTTCTTGGCCAATCATTTTTAG